From one Neovison vison isolate M4711 chromosome 1, ASM_NN_V1, whole genome shotgun sequence genomic stretch:
- the LOC122912869 gene encoding LOW QUALITY PROTEIN: cytochrome c oxidase subunit 6B1-like (The sequence of the model RefSeq protein was modified relative to this genomic sequence to represent the inferred CDS: substituted 2 bases at 2 genomic stop codons), producing the protein MQNLPGVIMFTLTVVRVTKIIIKFCWQNYLDCHHXEXTMTDKGDGISTCEWYRYVYKSFCPIAWVSTSDDHQAEGTFSGKI; encoded by the exons ATGCAGAATCTTCCTGGAGTGATAATGTTCACCCTGACAGTGGTTCGGGTTACAAAA ATAATAATAAAGTTCTGCTGGCAGAACTACCTTGACTGCCACCACTAGGAGTAGACAATGACTGATAAAGGGGATGGTATCTCTACATGTGAATGGTACCGGTATGTGTACAAGTCCTTCTGCCCTATAGCCTGGGTGTCAACCTCGGATGACCACCAGGCAGAAGGCACATTTTCTGGCAAGATTTGA